One genomic window of Ruminococcus gauvreauii includes the following:
- a CDS encoding carbohydrate ABC transporter permease: protein MKKIFICLILFMIAAFVWVPLWMLSSGTLMGPGELSGNLAPVLESGDGFAAWPIFARYPTFQAYAELLFDTPQFFNVFWNSCKQVFPIILGHIVLGAPAAWAFARFDFRGKKVFYTLYIVLMLMPFQVTMVSSYLVLNKLGLIDTAWAIILPGAASTLPVFIMTRFFMTIPGAVTEAAAVDGASPIQTFLRLGIPLGAPGILSAVVLGFLEYWNAMEAPQAFLKDQTLWPLSLYMANITADNAGVSLIASLITLMPPLLIFMFGQKYLEQGIISSGMKD from the coding sequence TTGAAAAAAATTTTTATCTGTCTCATTCTTTTTATGATCGCAGCTTTTGTATGGGTACCGCTGTGGATGCTTTCATCCGGTACACTTATGGGACCCGGGGAGTTGTCCGGGAACCTTGCCCCGGTTTTAGAAAGTGGTGATGGCTTCGCTGCATGGCCGATTTTTGCACGCTACCCGACCTTCCAGGCTTATGCGGAGCTGTTGTTTGATACACCTCAATTTTTTAATGTATTCTGGAATTCCTGTAAACAGGTCTTTCCCATTATATTGGGCCATATTGTTTTGGGCGCTCCTGCGGCATGGGCATTTGCACGTTTTGACTTTCGCGGAAAAAAAGTGTTTTACACCTTATATATTGTCCTTATGCTGATGCCTTTTCAAGTGACTATGGTTTCCAGTTATCTGGTTTTGAATAAGTTAGGCCTTATTGATACCGCATGGGCCATTATTCTGCCAGGCGCCGCATCAACCCTTCCGGTATTCATCATGACCCGATTCTTTATGACGATACCGGGGGCGGTTACTGAGGCAGCAGCTGTGGATGGTGCTTCTCCTATCCAGACATTTTTGAGATTGGGTATACCTCTCGGCGCACCGGGTATCCTCTCCGCAGTTGTGTTGGGATTTCTGGAGTACTGGAACGCAATGGAGGCACCTCAGGCATTCTTAAAGGATCAGACACTTTGGCCGTTGTCTCTGTATATGGCGAATATCACCGCGGACAATGCGGGAGTATCGCTGATCGCATCACTGATTACACTTATGCCGCCGCTTCTGATATTTATGTTCGGGCAGAAATATCTTGAACAAGGCATTATATCTTCTGGAATGAAGGACTAA
- a CDS encoding carbohydrate ABC transporter permease → MIKTLLCRKKNIPLPKAARKPKYLYRKKQQNEHEYKAPLKERIVPWLFLTPSLFAVSVMVLIPLVDALRRSFFSAVSNQFVGVQNYISVLGNSAFQLAAANTAKFIFVCIPLLLIISLVVALMLTTFQEKHGIFKTTFLMPMAIPVASIVLLWRVIFHRNGLINGILSLLDVTSIDWIGSKAAFAVLTFAYIWKNFGYDMVLWLSGISAINPALYEAAQIDGAGSIKRLIKITMPNLLPTLFTVTVLSLLNSFKVFREAYLIAGSYPDNSIYMLQHLFNNWYSSLDVDKMCAGAVMMALIVFTLIMLLQKIMSGGDGS, encoded by the coding sequence TTGATAAAAACTCTTCTCTGCCGAAAAAAGAATATACCTTTGCCGAAAGCGGCGAGGAAGCCCAAATACTTATACAGGAAAAAACAACAAAACGAACATGAATACAAGGCACCGTTAAAAGAACGTATCGTACCGTGGCTGTTTTTGACACCGAGTTTGTTTGCCGTGAGTGTAATGGTACTCATTCCGCTTGTGGACGCACTGCGGCGTTCTTTTTTCTCCGCTGTAAGCAATCAGTTTGTTGGAGTCCAAAACTACATATCTGTGCTGGGTAACAGTGCATTCCAATTGGCAGCGGCCAATACTGCAAAGTTTATATTCGTTTGCATACCACTATTGCTTATCATATCGTTAGTTGTTGCATTGATGCTTACTACATTTCAGGAAAAGCATGGGATTTTCAAAACAACGTTTTTAATGCCAATGGCAATACCTGTGGCCTCAATTGTTCTGCTGTGGAGGGTGATTTTCCATAGAAACGGATTAATCAATGGAATCCTGTCTTTACTGGATGTAACTTCGATTGACTGGATTGGCAGTAAAGCTGCATTTGCAGTTTTAACGTTTGCGTATATATGGAAAAACTTTGGGTATGACATGGTGCTATGGCTATCAGGGATCAGTGCTATCAATCCGGCACTGTATGAGGCCGCACAGATAGACGGTGCGGGCAGCATAAAACGGCTTATAAAGATCACGATGCCCAATCTGCTGCCGACGTTGTTCACAGTCACGGTGCTGTCCCTGCTCAATTCGTTCAAGGTATTCAGGGAAGCTTATCTCATTGCAGGCAGCTATCCCGATAATAGCATTTATATGCTTCAGCATTTGTTTAATAACTGGTACAGCAGCTTGGACGTGGATAAAATGTGCGCCGGGGCCGTGATGATGGCACTTATCGTATTTACTTTGATTATGCTGCTGCAGAAGATCATGAGTGGAGGTGACGGCTCTTGA